GGCTGATCGCGACTGGCGTCGCTTTACATTTTCTATCGATTGAATTATGTTCAATTTGAGCTTGGTAGTACTAGGTGTTAATTGAAGGGAATCATTGTGAAATTTCAACTTTCAGAAGTTTTTTGCGAAATAATATCCGGACTTTTTCTTTGTTCAGCGTTTGCGGGATTGTTTCTGCTACTTGGAATATTAACACAAGCTCAGCTTTCGAGCTTATGCACTGTAGCGTTCAAACTTTCGTCTTTGCCTGCCTTGCTTTTGGCTTTTTATATTGCCGGTATTTTATTTGACCCTGTAGGAATGCTCGTTGATAACTTAATAGAAAAGACACTAAGTGTTTCAAGCTGTAGCGCGGAAGAGAAAGGAATTTACTACGCTTATGCGCCTGAGCACTTAGTGGCATACAGACACGAAACCTGGGGTTATTATTTTTGCTTCAGAAACCTTTTACTTCTAATACCTATTAATAGTCTCTTATGGCTCGTTGTCTTTCATACTCAACTTAGCTGTATAGCCATGATTGTTATGGGAATCATCACAATAGGGGCATGCATTTCTTTTTGGTTCGCCATGAAAAACCTCTTAGACATTTATTACGGAATCCCAAAGAAATTCAAAGCGAGCTATAAGGTACCTAGTTCATGAGGGTTAATCAATTACTTAGCTCTCACAATTTCATAGACAGAGATAGATTACTCCTTGTTGAGAATGTGGTGCGAGAGCTCAATGGCGCAAGGATTGACAATGATTTTCTTATTTCAGCCCTGACAGAAAAGGGATTGGATATTAGAGAAGCTGGTTCGTTGTCAAAATCATTAACGAAGAATTTTCGCGTCACAGTTTCAAAGTCAGAATTACTAACAGTTATTGCAAACTCGCGAGAATCCGCTAACCATTTCAACGCCCTAGGCGTAAAAGGTTTTTCATATTCGGCAGCCTTGTTCGAGCCATCTCCAATATTACTCAATGTCAGGGATAGCTTTTCATTTAGGTTATGCCTTTTTCCAGAGAAATCTTTATTCTACCCAGCCCGGGTTAAAAACAGTTTGCGTCGTCGCTTACATTATAACCATTGCAAAATTGATAATTTTCCTTCGATTGCTTTTCTCATCGCCAAAATTGAAAACAATTGTCTTTATATATCGGTAATCCAGTCTGACGTAGCATATAGAACGCCCTCATTTTTCAGGGGCTACTTTAAGGGTTGGAGAAAAGTTCTCGTCTTCGAAGCACTTGCTCAGGCCCGAGCGCTAGGTTGCGACTACGCCTATATCCCTAGGTCAAAAGATGTATTGAAGTGCTGTACTCCAAATAAATCGCCGCAAGATGTACCGGATAGTTGGCGAAAGATTTACGAAAGAAGCGCATCAGACTTTGGATTTGAAAAAGTAAAACTTGAGCAATTCATAGATATTCAATCAGACAATAAGTTAAACAGTGTTTTCGCAGAAGAGATGTATCAACTTTGCTTGTAATCGGCTTACTTATCAAAAACTGAATTTGCCAATCAACTAATGAGCCAGACTGATTAATAAAATTGAGCAGAGCCATGTTAAATCTTAATCTGCAACTCTCAACATAGAATCGAAAATCTTGAGTGGACTTTTATACAATGCCCATGGATAAATGTGCCTGGTTTCTAACTACTCCGTGGGTATATTGGTAGCGGATAAATTCACTTAAACCGCAATAAGTAAACGTCTGCTATTTGTCTTCAGCGGACCTTCATTCAAAGGAGATCAAGTAACCGCTTCTTGTGCATAGCTGCCTCTCAGACTTGGGCAATACTGTCCACATATTACAAATCCTGACTTTTACATTATTCACCAATTATCACGATAAATCCTATACTAATAGGATGTCTGAATTCACTGTCAATTCAATATTATCTTGGATTTTTGGCAGATAATTTATTGCCTAACCGGAAAAGTCAGATGTTGGATTTGGATTGCTAACCTAACCTGTTGATTTTCAAATACCCAGAATTCAGTCCCACACTGGAACCCACAAGTTTGTGGGATCTAGTTTAATCTTTTAAAAATCCAGAGGCTATGAACTGATTTAGAAAAGAGAGCACTGATGGTTGGGGCCGCAATTTGGGTCAAACGTTCCCATAGAAAACGCCACCAAGAGCCTGAACTTATTCACCACCCCGACAAATCCAGCTACCCACCTGAAAACAGTATTCCAGAATTTGAATCTGAACAAAAAGAAATGTCGCCCGAAGAGGAAAGGAAGATCATACTTGACCGATTGAGGAGAACCGAAGAGTTGCGCCAAAAGTTCGAGCGGCGAAAAAAGACTGATGACTAACTGAATGGATGAAACTGAGTTTACAGGCTGTCGCATTCGGTCTTTACGCATTAGTTTCACACAACTCCAGTTATCTTAGGTATTTAGAGAAGTGCAATATCACAGAATTGAAAGTCAGGACTCTTTAGTGCACACTCGATTTACGATCATATAAAGTAGCTTGGGAACATTGGTGAAACGGATTTTCGATATAGTAATGTCATTTGTAGCCATAATCATTTTCATCATTCCGGCATTGATAATTTCATGCCTCATCATCTACTTTTTTAAACACCCAGTCCTATTCACCCAATCTCGAATTGGCGAAAACAAGAAGCCCTTCAAAATACTCAAATTTCAAACGCTGGTTGAAAACAAGCCTACCAAACTCGGTCACATACTCAGAAAGTCAGGCTTAGACGAGTTGCCCCAGTTTATTAATGTGCTCAAAGGTGACATGAGTGTCATTGGGCCAAGAGCATTAACTATTGAAGATATAGCGCGTTTAAAGTGGGATAGAGAGTTTTATGATTTCAGATGGAACGTGAAGCCAGGTATATCGGGACTTGCACAGATTTATGGAGGGCAACACAAAAAAACATCCATTTTCTGGGACAAGCAATATATTAAAAGCTTTGGACTATCGCTGGATTTAAAAATAATACTTGTGTCTTTCACCATGAATATTTTTGGTAAAACAAAAGTAAGAAGAATGATTTTTGCAAATGGAGCGCTTAAGTGAAAGTTAAACTAATACTTCCGGCGCTCGCTGAAGCGGAATCACCTTTTTGGCGTCCCATAAAATATTCTCTTTTTCCACCCTTAGGCTTGGCGACCTTAGCTGCATATTTGTCACCGGATGATGAAATAGATCTGGTTGACCAACATGTAGAAGATCTCTACATAGACGACGATCCAGATTTGGTCATCATTCAGGTCTACATCACCAACGCTTACAGAGCATATAAGCTAGCGGAACACTACAGGGCTAAAGGGAGTTTTGTAGCGCTAGGCGGACTGCACGTAACGTCCCTACCACATGAAGCAATGCCATTCGCGGATTCAATTTTTTTGGGGCCTGGAGAAGAAACCTTCCCGGAATTTCTGAAAGACTTTAAAGCAAAAAAAACTAAAAAAGTCTACGAGTCCCATGTGAGGAGCCTAGTCGGAATCCCTCCAATTCGGCGAGATTTAATAAAACGCAGTCACTATTTAGTGCCGAATTCAATTGTGGTCACGAGAGGCTGCCCACATCATTGCGATTTTTGTTACAAAGATGCTTTTTTCACCGGAGGCAAGTCATTTTACACCCAGCAGATAGACGATGCGTTGGCCGAGATAGATCGATTACCAGGCAAGCATTTATATTTTTTGGACGATCATTTGCTGGGCAGCCCAAAGTTTGCTTCTGAGTTGTTTGAAGGCATGAAGGGTATGGGCAGAGTGTTTCAGGGAGCCGCTACTGTAGATTCCATAATTAATGGAAACTTGATTGAAAAGGCCGCAGAAGCAGGCTTAAGAAGCCTGTTTGTAGGATTTGAGACATTCTCAAATGATAACTTACGCCTGAGTAACAAGCGCCAGAACTTAAAGCGTAGCTACGAACAAGCTGTTAATCGCTTACATTCACTAGGGATAATGATTAACGGAAGCTTTGTTTTTGGATTGGATTATGATGACAAGGATGTTTTTAGAAGAACCGTAGACTGGGGAGTTGAGAATTCTCTTACAACCTCTACCTATCACATCTTGACCCCTTACCCTGGAACCGGCCTATACAAAAGGATGCAAGAGGAAGGTCGAATAAAAACCGATAATTGGGACCTCTATGACACCAGACATGTGGTCTATGAAACCAAAAACTTATCGGAAGAAGAGTTAAAGGCGGGATATGACTGGGCCTACAAGGAGTTCTATAGCTGGTCAAATATTTTCAAATCCAGCTTTAATCACGATTCACTCAAGCACAGTTTTAAACATTTATTTTATATGGGCGGATGGAAAAAGTTCGAACCCCTGTGGAATTTCATAATTAAAAGCAGAAAGCTAAACTATATGTTACCACTGTTGGAATCGATACTGAGTGAAGTTAAAAGACCACAAAAAATATCAGGTGCAGAAATCGAAATCAAACGCATTGGATAGTCACGCACAATATTAAAAACCACTAACACTGCGTGGAGCAACACCAGACACTATTGAGGCGCTTGTGGGTCGCTATAATGTGTAGTCAGGATAACTGGGGCTTTGTGCAAAAAGGGAAAAAGTGTCTGAGATGGAGCAGCTAAAGGCTGAGTTTCAGTATACCGTTCGATTATTTGGCCCATATAACAATGCCCGCGACTGGCCTGAGGTATTCGTCAAAAAATTCAAAACCCTACTTTGAGCTGAATTAGGCTCAAGACCGAATGACTGCCAATTGTCTATTGATGCCTGTCAACGCTTGTAATTATAAGACTATGTGCATGTCGCGAAACTTTCGACAATACTTACTTGAAAGGAAAAATGGTGGCCCCACCCTGACTTGAACAGGGGACCTGCCGATTATGAGTCGGATGCTCTAACCAACTGAGCTATAGGGCCATTTAGATAAGATGCGTTGAAATTGTTAGTCATAACAATCACAAGCGAGCGCAAGTATAAGCAGTTTTATTTGCCTTGTCACGCCCCACCAAGGGCTTTGTGATGTGTTTGCTTTATTTTTGTTCAAGTTGCTGCGTGAAGCGGTACGTATTGAACATATTCTGCTCTGGGCGTACCGCTTCTTTGCATTGTTCTAAAGTACTTTATGGGGCAGTTATAGAGTTTTGGTCAAACGCCGTCTACGTTGCCATAAAAGCGCGACTAAACCTGTAAGGCTTAGTATTCCCATACTGCCACCGCCGCCACTTGATACAGTGTCGTTGCCCAAATCTACCACTTCGGCAGGGGCTTGAACATCAACCGAAATACTGTCGCTGGTGCTTACACCAAACTCATCAGTAGCCGTTAGGGTAAACGTAAGTGTGGCTTCGTTGTCTGGCGTGGTAAAACTCGCTCGCACCGTTTCTGCGTCATTTATAGTAACTTGCGGTCCTGCGGTTTGCTCCCACAGTACGCTAACTAGCACACCTTCAGGGTCGGTTGCGCTACCTTGAAGTATTTGCGAAGTGCGAAGCAGCGCTGCAAAGTCGTTACCAGCATTAACCACGGGGGCTTGATTGCTTTCATCGTCTTTAATGGTGACTACCGTTTGATTAAAACTGCCAAGTTGACTTTCGTCGTCAGCACTTAGGGTAATGAAAAACTGCTCTTGGGGTTCTTCAATACTGTCGTTTAACAAGGTTACGGTAATAGACTGAGTTTGCGTTTCATCCTCGCCCCACGTCAACGTGCCCGACTGGGCTTCAAAATCTTCGCCAGCAACAGCGCTGTCACTCTCTATAGTGTAGGTAATGGTTAAATCGCTTTCAGCGCCACCTTGTCGAGTAACGTTAACACTTACTAAAGCATCGGTTTCAAGTACGGTAACTGCATCTACACTCAGTTCGGCAACGCCAGTTTGTTCAGCCCCCTCAATTGTTACCCGTGCGTAGCCTAGGCCCGGAGTAATACCGCCACCCTGCGGGTTATATAAACGTACAAAAAACATTTCATCGCTTTCTGTTGCGCGGTTTGGTGCAATGGTTAGTGTGATATTTTGTGCATCTGTGTCGCCTTGTCCCCACGAAAGTTCGCCGCTCGCAAGCGTCACGTCATCGGCGTTGGCCGAGCCATTAATCACCTCGTAGTTTACCGTAACTGCGCCAGTGCCCATTTTCATGACAGGTAGCGTAAATGTGGTGTCATCAGTGGTTGTGGCAATAGTGTTACTCAATGCCACTGTCGTGGTATTTTCTAACGTGTCGTCTTTTAAAATAAACAGGCCGCGTTGTATATCACTCACTAATATATTTCCGCTAGGTAAGAACGGGTATACGCCCCACGCGCCGTTGAAATTGGTGGTGTCAAACGCAGGGTAAGTATCGAAAAAGCCAACTTGCTCAGGTGCTGCTGGGTTTGAAATATCCAGTATGGTTAGGCCGCGCTCGTAGTTTGACATGTAATAGCGATTGCCCCGCACATAACCATTATGGTCGATGGTGGTATTGTCGCTTGTCCAAGTCCCCGCCAGTATTGGCGTGGTAAGCGACGTAATATCAAACACCATAACGCGGGTATTAAGGCTGAAGTTGCGCTCGTCTAATTCGTCATGCACAAAAGCGTAACGCTTATCTTCACTAAACCAACCACTGTGGGTATAGGCTACATCGGCGTAGCTTATTTTACTTAACTCTTCTACAGACGAGGCATTGGTGTGATCCCACAACCGTAATTCGTTTTCATTGAAGTCGAGCATAACGGTACAGCCGTCGCCCTCAGCGTTATTACATTCACTTTGTGCTCGTTCA
The DNA window shown above is from Alteromonas sp. KC3 and carries:
- a CDS encoding choice-of-anchor B family protein yields the protein MKASNLLPIVLLLAFTSQDTNAHTDHDKARFVAQDGVDAGKCDNRFRPCKTLLYAARQANKGDKILVAEGEYHFDSASHSQVLNDSLMPVLGGFSRADHYQVQNPTVNKTTLVNVPVYLSQDLYNKGFDSITDGKSTASGIRATAEDMVLSNEVSANEACVDGMAGRFPCDKVTLLANVPVSLLSSVSGSANDIWGHVDLNTQREYAIVGMRASIAVVDVTEPTSPVVVGEVQGQSTSWRDVKVYQYYDSTANRWRAYAYSSADSVTEGFTIIDLNDLPNSVSLLRRNTDDNRAHNIYISNVDYTFNTALNNARVQLHLMGQDSDGGAFRSYALQVPRTPSATYKPSSLNRNDYAHDASSMLITDERAQSECNNAEGDGCTVMLDFNENELRLWDHTNASSVEELSKISYADVAYTHSGWFSEDKRYAFVHDELDERNFSLNTRVMVFDITSLTTPILAGTWTSDNTTIDHNGYVRGNRYYMSNYERGLTILDISNPAAPEQVGFFDTYPAFDTTNFNGAWGVYPFLPSGNILVSDIQRGLFILKDDTLENTTTVALSNTIATTTDDTTFTLPVMKMGTGAVTVNYEVINGSANADDVTLASGELSWGQGDTDAQNITLTIAPNRATESDEMFFVRLYNPQGGGITPGLGYARVTIEGAEQTGVAELSVDAVTVLETDALVSVNVTRQGGAESDLTITYTIESDSAVAGEDFEAQSGTLTWGEDETQTQSITVTLLNDSIEEPQEQFFITLSADDESQLGSFNQTVVTIKDDESNQAPVVNAGNDFAALLRTSQILQGSATDPEGVLVSVLWEQTAGPQVTINDAETVRASFTTPDNEATLTFTLTATDEFGVSTSDSISVDVQAPAEVVDLGNDTVSSGGGGSMGILSLTGLVALLWQRRRRLTKTL
- a CDS encoding B12-binding domain-containing radical SAM protein is translated as MKVKLILPALAEAESPFWRPIKYSLFPPLGLATLAAYLSPDDEIDLVDQHVEDLYIDDDPDLVIIQVYITNAYRAYKLAEHYRAKGSFVALGGLHVTSLPHEAMPFADSIFLGPGEETFPEFLKDFKAKKTKKVYESHVRSLVGIPPIRRDLIKRSHYLVPNSIVVTRGCPHHCDFCYKDAFFTGGKSFYTQQIDDALAEIDRLPGKHLYFLDDHLLGSPKFASELFEGMKGMGRVFQGAATVDSIINGNLIEKAAEAGLRSLFVGFETFSNDNLRLSNKRQNLKRSYEQAVNRLHSLGIMINGSFVFGLDYDDKDVFRRTVDWGVENSLTTSTYHILTPYPGTGLYKRMQEEGRIKTDNWDLYDTRHVVYETKNLSEEELKAGYDWAYKEFYSWSNIFKSSFNHDSLKHSFKHLFYMGGWKKFEPLWNFIIKSRKLNYMLPLLESILSEVKRPQKISGAEIEIKRIG
- a CDS encoding sugar transferase; translation: MKRIFDIVMSFVAIIIFIIPALIISCLIIYFFKHPVLFTQSRIGENKKPFKILKFQTLVENKPTKLGHILRKSGLDELPQFINVLKGDMSVIGPRALTIEDIARLKWDREFYDFRWNVKPGISGLAQIYGGQHKKTSIFWDKQYIKSFGLSLDLKIILVSFTMNIFGKTKVRRMIFANGALK